From the genome of Chlorocebus sabaeus isolate Y175 chromosome 2, mChlSab1.0.hap1, whole genome shotgun sequence, one region includes:
- the RAD21L1 gene encoding double-strand-break repair protein rad21-like protein 1 isoform X3, with protein sequence MNAIDVSEHFTQNQSRPEEITLRENFDKDLLLQAESFGEESEILRRHSFFDDNILLNSSSPLIEHSSGSLTRERSLFYDSRDGFGEEGAAGEMIDNLLQDDQNILLEDIHLNREISLPPEPPSSLAVEPDNPECICVPENEKMNETTLLSTEEEGFTLDPIDISDIAEKRKGKKRRLLIDPVKELSSKVIHKQLTSFAHTLMVLELAPPTQRLMMWKKRGGVDTLLSTAAQDLVHAELKMLFTKCFLSSGFKLGRKMTQKDSVREEVGNQNIIETFMMQEPNSQQELSKPQTWKDVIGGSQHSSYEDTNKHINTEQDIVEMVSLAAEESSLTNDLFAQEIECSPVELSFKQESLRNEENIETERWNRRILQLLNRLRESNKMGMQSFSLMKLCRNSDRKQAAAKFYSFLVLRKQRAIELNQSAPYADIIATIGPMFYNM encoded by the exons gggAGGAATCTGAAATTCTCAGAAGACATAGCTTCTTTGATGACAACATATTACTGAATTCCAGTAGTCCTTTAATTGAACATAGTTCTGGAAGCCTCACTAGAGAAAGATCTCTGTTCTATGACAGTCGAGATGGGTTTGGAGAAGAAGGAGCTGCAGGAGAAATGATTG ACAATCTATTGCAAGATGATCAGAATATCCTGTTAGAAGACATACATTTGAACAGAgaaatttccctgcctcctgagCCTCCCAGTAGTTTAGCAG TTGAACCAGATAACCCAGAGTGTATATGTGtacctgaaaatgaaaaaatgaatgaaacaacatTATTATCAACTGAAGAGGAAGGATTTACCCTTGATCCAATTGATATTTCAG ACATTGCTGAGAAAAGGAAAGGTAAAAAGAGGAGATTGCTCATAGATCCTGTCAAGGAGCTCAGTAGCAAAGTTATACATAAACAGCTTACTTCCTTTGCGCACACCCTCATGGTTTTGGAACTTGCACCTCCTACCCAAAGATTGATGATGTGGAAGAAGAGGGGAGGAGTGGATACACTTCTGTCAACCGCTGCCCAGGATTTGGTTCATGCTGAACTGAAAATG TTGTTTACAAAGTGCTTTCTGTCCTCTGGCTTTAAACTTGGAAGAAAAATGACACAGAAGGATTCAGTAAGGGAAGAAGTGGGAAACCAAAATATCATAG AGACATTCATGATGCAAGAGCCAAATTCCCAGCAAGAGTTAAGTAAACCTCAAACTTGGAAGGATGTGATTGGTGGATCTCAGCATAGCTCTTATGAGGATACCAATAAACATATTAACACTGAG CAGGATATTGTTGAAATGGTGTCTTTAGCTGCTGAGGAATCATCTTTAACGAATGACTTATTTGCACAAGAAATTGAATGTAGTCCAGTTGAATTG tcATTCAAACAGGAGTCATtgaggaatgaagaaaatattgagACAGAAAGATGGAATCGAAGAATACTTCAGTTGTTAAATCGTTTACGG GAATCTAACAAGATGGGAATGCAGTCCTTTAGTCTGATGAAGCTCTGTAGAAATAGCGACCGAAAACAAGCAGCTGCCAAATTTTATAGCTTTCTTGTCCTAAGAAAACAGCGGGCTATCGAGCTGAACCAGAGTGCTCCCTATGCAGATATTATAGCTACAATAGGACCAATGTTTTATAACATGTGA